Proteins from one Malania oleifera isolate guangnan ecotype guangnan chromosome 4, ASM2987363v1, whole genome shotgun sequence genomic window:
- the LOC131153514 gene encoding pentatricopeptide repeat-containing protein At3g09040, mitochondrial-like yields MNSVVFLPLKRFMLFANKSFIFSERQHEFYNYKLCSPYTILSLVNDSIALSAALSLSANSKSYILGTQIHAQVIKLGFSKCILTQNNLINMYMKYRILGNGLKVFDEMFERNLVSWTLLINGAIQIGEFEFGLKVYVDMTRAGLKPNQFALGSVTKACIAMSAKEFGLSIHCVALKIGMEKNQFVGSSILHMYAKSGNIEAAEWVFGHVDNLDIGCWNAMVGGYAECGLGFEAVKVVSFIRSIGVTMDNFTFINALKGCLVLDNLDFGREIHGLMIRSDVELSVSVMNSLMNMYFKNGGKDSALKVFNLMQGKDITSWNILFSSFSQEHDSSKVASLFCRLLLTRLRPNHITFSTLFRLCGEALDLDLGLQFYCLALQLGFSDEANVVSSIINMLTRCEEVKMARVVFDNAFKNVITWNEMILGYSSNCCHMEALKLFHNLWELEVEADETTFSIILRDCSMSENQLASRQIHGIIVKTGFANNKFVCSSLIKGYIRFGLLDDSFEFLIGLERLDSSSWGTMFSELVRQGCNDETIKLMNYLIEVGEKLDEFILGSILNGCAASAVYHRTKTVHSFVIKLGFEMHSFVASAVIDAYAKCGDIDGARMVFEQLSKSEDVVLLNTMIMAYAHHGLIIEAMEIFDKIKSSNLQPSQATFVSVMSACNNSGHVDEGRNIFKSISLNYGMQPSPDNYGCLVDMLSRNGFLEDAKRIILDMPFSPWPAIWRSLLNGCRIHGNQELGEWTADKLVQLAPKSDSAYVLLSKIYSEDGSWENAAKVWKGMVERGFQKDPGYSSIEI; encoded by the coding sequence ATGAATAGCGTGGTTTTTCTTCCGTTGAAACGTTTCATGCTCTTCGCAAACAAATCTTTTATCTTCTCCGAACGCCAACACGAGTTCTACAATTACAAATTATGTTCTCCGTACACCATTCTCTCTCTGGTTAATGACTCAATTGCCCTCTCTGCTGCTCTATCCCTCTCTGCAAATTCGAAATCATATATTCTGGGAACCCAAATCCATGCCCAAGTCATTAAGTTGGGATTTTCCAAATGCATTTTAACACAAAATAATTTGATTAATATGTACATGAAATACAGAATTTTAGGCAATGGGCTTAAGGTGTTCGATGAAATGTTTGAAAGAAATCTTGTTTCTTGGACTTTGTTGATAAACGGCGCTATTCAGATTGGTGAATTTGAATTTGGTTTGAAGGTGTATGTGGATATGACAAGAGCTGGATTGAAGCCTAACCAGTTTGCTCTTGGCAGTGTTACCAAGGCATGCATTGCTATGAGTGCTAAGGAATTTGGTTTGAGCATTCACTGTGTGGCTTTAAAAATTGGAATGGAGAAGAATCAGTTTGTGGGTAGTTCAATTTTGCATATGTATGCTAAGTCTGGGAATATTGAAGCAGCTGAATGGGTATTTGGGCATGTGGACAACCTTGATATAGGTTGTTGGAATGCTATGGTTGGAGGATATGCCGAATGTGGTCTTGGCTTTGAAGCCGTTAAGGTTGTTTCTTTCATAAGATCAATAGGAGTAACCATGGACAACTTCACTTTCATTAATGCCCTTAAGGGGTGTTTAGTTCTGGATAATTTGGACTTTGGAAGAGAGATTCATGGCTTGATGATTAGGAGTGATGTTGAATTAAGTGTTTCTGTAATGAATTCTTTGATGAATATGTATTTTAAAAATGGTGGAAAGGACTCTGCTCTGAAGGTTTTCAATCTAATGCAGGGTAAAGATATTACATCAtggaatattttattttcaagctTCTCTCAAGAGCATGATTCAAGTAAAGTAGCAAGCTTGTTTTGTAGGTTGTTATTAACACGTTTGAGGCCCAATCATATCACTTTCTCAACCTTGTTTAGACTTTGTGGAGAggcacttgatcttgatcttggGCTTCAGTTTTATTGTCTTGCTTTGCAACTTGGATTCTCTGATGAAGCCAATGTTGTGAGCTCAATCATCAATATGTTGACTAGATGTGAGGAAGTGAAGATGGCACGGGTAGTGTTTGACAATGCTTTCAAAAATGTAATTACCTGGAATGAAATGATTTTGGGGTACAGTTCAAATTGTTGCCACATGGAAGCATTGAAGCTTTTTCACAATTTATGGGAGTTGGAAGTTGAGGCAGATGAAACTACCTTCTCCATCATTTTGAGAGATTGTTCCATGTCTGAAAACCAACTTGCGAGCAGACAAATTCATGGAATTATAGTTAAGACAGGCTTTGCTAACAATAAATTTGTGTGTAGTTCATTAATTAAAGGTTATATCAGATTTGGACTGCTAGATGATTCATTTGAATTTTTGATTGGGCTTGAAAGATTAGACTCGTCATCTTGGGGAACCATGTTCTCTGAATTGGTGCGTCAGGGCTGTAACGATGAAACAATTAAGCTTATGAACTATTTAATAGAAGTTGGTGAAAAGCTTGATGAGTTTATTCTGGGCAGTATTTTAAATGGTTGTGCTGCTTCAGCAGTTTATCATCGAACTAAGACTGTACATTCCTTTGTGATCAAACTGGGGTTTGAGATGCACTCATTTGTTGCTAGTGCGGTTATAGATGCCTATGCAAAGTGTGGGGACATTGATGGTGCAAGAATGGTTTTTGAACAGCTATCCAAATCTGAAGATGTGGTCCTTTTAAATACTATGATCATGGCTTATGCACATCATGGTCTTATAATTGAAGCTATGGAAATCTTTGATAAAATAAAGTCATCTAATTTGCAGCCCAGCCAAGCCACTTTTGTGTCAGTCATGTCGGCTTGTAATAATTCGGGTCATGTTGATGAAGGTCGTAATATCTTCAAATCAATAAGCTTGAATTATGGAATGCAGCCATCTCCAGATAATTATGGTTGTTTAGTTGATATGTTGTCCAGAAATGGATTCCTCGAAGATGCTAAACGTATAATCCTAGACATGCCCTTTTCTCCTTGGCCTGCTATTTGGAGATCCTTGCTCAATGGTTGTAGGATACATGGGAATCAAGAGTTGGGAGAATGGACTGCAGATAAGTTAGTTCAGTTAGCTCCCAAAAGTGATTCAGCTTATGTTTTATTGTCAAAGATTTATTCTGAAGATGGTAGCTGGGAAAATGCTGCTAAGGTCTGGAAGGGAATGGTAGAAAGAGGATTTCAGAAAGATCCAGGTTATAGTTCGATTGAGATATAG